GCAGCGAGCCACCGAAGCCGGCTCGGAAGAAGCGACCCCCAACGTTCCCGTCCTTCCCGGAGACCGGGTGTGGACCGATGACACGGGCCGGGCGGAGTTCCAGTTCCTGGACGGTACTTTCGTCCGGCTGGACCGCCGCAGCAAGCTGGACTACACCGCCCACGAGGAAGGCCGCACGGAGCGGATCATCCTCCGGCTCTGGTCTGGCTCCCTTTATCTTCGCTCGCGCAACACCGACAACCCTCTGTTTGGGATCGAGACCCCGGGCGGCCTGGTCCTGACCCAGGAGCGTGGGGTGTACCGCGTCGACGTCGACTCCGGGGAGACGCGGCTCTCCGTCCACGAGGGAGAGGCAACGCTGGAGACGGGTCGCCGCCGGGTCACGGTGGGCGCGGGTGAGCGATCCTACGCGCGCCGCGGCGACAGCCCGGAGCGCCCCCGCCCCTTCGACCGCGGGGAGGCCGATGAGTTCGCGCGCTGGGAGGGAGATCGCGCGAACCGGGAGGCCTGGGCCGGCAATAGCCGGCGCTACCTTCCCCGGGAGCTCGATCCCTACGCCGGCGACTTCGAGGCCCACGGCTCTTGGTACTACGAGACCGAGGTGGGCTATGTGTGGCGGCCGTACGTGGGGGCGGGCTGGCGCCCCTACTCCTTCGGGCGCTGGGTCTGGACCGCTTACGGCTGGACCTGGGTCCCCAACGAGACCTGGGGCTGGGCGCCCTCCCACTACGGCCGCTGGGGCCACTCCCTGGCTCTCGGCTGGTACTGGATTCCCGGCAACGTCTGGGGTCCGGCCTGGGTCTCCTGGGGCCAGGGCGGCGACTACGTGGGCTGGTGCCCGCTCGGCTACCGTGACCGGCCCGTGGTCGTGGCCGAGACCAGCTCCCGTGGCTACGCGGTTCCCCGGGGCGCGCCCAACACCGAGATGGGCGCCTGGACCTTCGCCCGCCGCGGAGACATGGGGCTTCGCGACCTGGCTCGGCGCCGCGTGGACCCGGCCCTGGTCAAGGACGTGCGGATGGTGGAGCAGCCGCGGGCCCGGCCGACGCGGGATCTCCGGCTGGTCGAGGGCGAGGCAGCCGTGCCGCGCAACATCCGCACCCGACCCACCGTCGGCGACACCGTCCCCGAGCTCAAGACCGACAACACCACGAGCATCCCCGCTCCTATGGTGCGCGGCCACCCCCGCCCCGTGATCCAGGAGGACGCGCCCCGGTACGACCAGAAGGACCGGCCCGGGGAGGCCGCCCGGGCCCGCGACGAGGAGACCCGCCGGAACGACAGCACCCGACCGGGGGACCGCGACCGCGACGTGCTCCGACCCATGTTCCAGCCTCTGAGCGAACCGCACCCGCGGGGAGGCGAGGAGGGAGCACGTGCCCGCGACGAGGGCGGCTCCCGGCATGGGGACGAGGGCGCGTCCCGAACGCGGGACGAGGGTTCCTCCCACCCCCGAACCGAGAGTCCAGCCGCCCGCGGCGAGCCGCGCACCCCGCCCCGGGGGCGGTCGGAGCCGCAGCGCGCGCCCCAATCCCCACGGCCGGAGCCTCCCCGCCCCAAGAAGGACAAGAGCTGAGAGTCCGTCTCCCCGGGCCCGCGTTTGCTGCGGGCGCCGACGGGCGGGTATAGTTTCGTTTAATGGCGGCCTTCGCCGGACTGCCCCCGCCCCGACCGCTCAGTCTGCGCCGCGCGGCCGTGACCATCCTTTTCGTGGGCGCGATCCTCAGCGGGTCGCTCGTCGGCGTGTTCTTCGCCTACGAGAGCGACCTGCCCCAGGTCGCCTCCCTCGAGGACTTCCAGCCCAACATCATCACCCAGGTCTTCGCCGCCGACGGCTCCGTGCTCGGGGAGTTCGCGATCGAGAAGCGCGTGATCGTCGGCTTCAAGGACATCCCCCCCGTCCTGCGCAACGCGATCGTGGCCGTGGAGGATGCCGACTTCTGGAAGCACATGGGGCTCAACCCCTGGCGGGTGCCGGGGGCCGCCCTCGCCAACTACCGCAGCGGACGGAAGGGCCAGGGGTTCTCTACCCTCACCATGCAGCTGTCCCGTCTGCTCTTCCTCACCCCCGAGAAGACCTACGAAAGGAAGATCAAGGAGGTGATCCTGGCCTTCCAGATCGAGAAGAACTTCACCAAGGAGGAGATCTTCACCCTCTACTGCAACCAGGTGTACTTCGGACACGGCAACTACGGGGTGGAGGCCACAAGCCAGTTCTTCTTTGGAAAGCCCATCAAGGAGCTGACCCTGCCCGAGGCGGCGCTGATCGCGGGCCTGCCCCAGAACCCCTCCCGGCTCTCCCCCCTCGAGTCCCCCGAGCGGGCTCTCGCCCGTCGCAACCACGTGATCGAGCGCATGGCGGAGGAGAAGTACCTCACCCCCGCCGAGGCCGAGGTCGCCGCGGCCACGCCCCTCGGCCTCCATCCCCACCGGGATCCGCCTTCCATGGCGCCCCACTTCCTGGAGGAGGTGCGCAAGTACCTGGAGCGAGAGTACGGGAGCCAGCGGATCTACCAGGGCGGCCTCCGGGTCTACACCACCCTGGACCCCGAGATGCAGAGGGCGGCCGTGACGGCGTTGCGCCGGGGCCTCCGGCTCTTGGACCGACGGGCCCGCGGCTTTGTCCGCCCCACCGCCACCGTGCTCAAGGAGGGAGCCTTCCCGGATCCCATCCACCTGGACGAGTGGGACTGGCCCATGGCCGAGGGTGACGTGGTGCGCGGGGTGGTCCTCGCCTGCGATCGCACCCTGGCCCTGGTCCAGATCGGCGACTACCGGGCGCGGGTGGGCCTCCCCGAGATCGCCTGGACGCGGCAGCGGAGCGTCTCCGACGTGCTTCCCCGGGGGGCGGTCGCCCCCTTTCTCCTCCAGTCTCTGAGCGACGGGGGGGGCAAGAAGGAGGCCCGGGTGCTCCTCGAGCAGGAGCCCAAGGTGGAAGGGGCGGCCCTGGCCCTGGAGGTCAAGACGGGCGCGGTCAAGGCCATGGTGGGTGGCTACGACTTCGAGCAGAGCAAGTTCAACCGGGCCACCCAGGCCTGGCGCCAGGTGGGTTCGGCCTTCAAGCCGATCATCTACTCGGCCGCCCTCGAGAGGTTGCGTTGGACCCCGGCCACCCTGATCGTGGATGCCCCCATCTCCTTCCCCAATCCCTGGAACAAGACGATCTGGGCCCCCCGCAACTACGATGGCCGGTACCTGGGACCCATCCCCGTGCGCAAGGCCATCGAGCAGAGCCGGAACATCCCCGCCGTCAAGACCCTCCAGGCCCTGGGAGTGGAGACGGGGATCGAGTACGCCCGCAAGCTGGGCCTGGGCGGCGAGCTCCCTCCCTACCTCCCCATTGCCCTGGGGGCGGGCGAGGCCACCCTCACCGAGATGACGGCCGCCTTCGCCACTTTCGCCAACCAGGGCCTGCGCATGAAGCCCACGCTGATCACGCGGATCACGGACCGCGACGGCAACATCATCGAAGAGACGAGGCCCCAGGCCAAAGATGCCATCCGGGCCGACACCGCCTACATCATGACCAGCCTGCTCCGGGGGGTGGTGGAGCGGGGCACGGCGGCGCGGGCCCGATCGCTCCGGCGCCCCATCGCCGGCAAGACCGGGACCACGAACGATTTCACCGACGCCTGGTTCATCGGCTTCGAGCCCACCCTCGCGGCCGGGGTCTGGGTGGGCTTCGACGAGAAGAAGGACTCCCTGGGCAAGGACGAGAGCGGCGGCCACGCGGCCCTGCCCATCTGGATGGAGTTTTGGGAGAGGGTCATGAAGGACAAGCCCATCGAGGAGTACCCCATCCCCGGCAACATAGTCTTCGTGCCCGTGGACGAGTTCGGTCAGCCGGGGGCGCCGGGCACCCCCGGCGTGCAGATGGAGGCCTTCGTGGCCGGAACCGAGCCCCGGGGCTTCTCCGGGGCCACAGGAGCGGGGCAGCCCTGAGCGAGAGCCCCCGCCCCGCGCCTCCGGCCCCCGGCTATCCCCTCCACCTCTTCTTCCTGCCCCTTTTCTTCACGAGCGGGTTCGCGGCCCTGCTCTACCAGATGGTCTGGCAGCGCCTGCTGACCTTCTTCAGCGGGGCCGATGTCTACTCGGTCACGATCATCGTGGCCGCCTTCATGGGCGGGCTGGGGTTCGGCAGCTTGGCGGGTGGCCACCTCGCCGACCGCCTCCACCCGCGGGGACGGCTCCTCGCCTTCGCCCTCTGCGAGGCCGCGATCTCGGCCTTCGCCTTCGTGAGCGTGCCCCTCATCTACGGGGTCCTTTATCTCCGGCTCGGCGAGCGGCCCCTGCCTTCCGCGGCGGTCGCCGCCGTCCTCTTCCTGACCCTGCTCTGGCCCACGTTCTTCATGGGCCTGTCCCTGCCCCTTCTGGCCCGGGTGCTCACAGAGGATGCGCCGCGCTCCGCGGAGCGGATCGGCGCCCTCTACGGCTGGAACACTCTGGGCGCGGCCGGAGGCGCCTTGACCACGGTGTGGATCCTGGCCCGCGCGCTCGGCTTCGGGGGATCGATCCTGGTGGGGGCGCTCTTGAACCTGGCCTGCGCGGGGGCGGCGCTCCTTCTGGCCGGGCGGGCGGGGGCCGTCACCGAGACCCCGCCGGCGGCGGGGGCGGCTCCCCTCGAGCGGACCCCTTTCCGCCTCCCCGCCTGGATCGCCATCTACTCCCTCTCCGGCTTCCTCGCCCTGTCCCTGGAGATCCTGTGGTTCCGCTTGCTCGGGACCATCCTCAAGTCGAATTCCTTCACGTTTGCGACCCTGCTCGGGATCTACCTGGGCGGGCTCGGAGTCGGGGCCCTTCTGGCCAGCCGCTGGGCGCGTCGCGCGCGGCGGCCGGCCCTCACCTTCCTCCTCCTGCAGTCGGGGATCCCTCTCTACGCCGGCCTCTCCCTCGGCCTTCTGATCTATGGGCTTCCTCGCTTCGCGGCCCTGCGCCCCCTCGCGGGCTACCTGGGCGGGTACGAGACGCTCGAGCTGGACGCCGCCGTCCGCGCCCTCCAGCGCTTCGCCCTGCGGGCGGGGAGCGTGGCCCCCTTCACCCGCGACTTGGCCCGGCAGTTCGCCCTCCTCTACGGGGCGGTCCCCCTCTACCTGATCGGCCCCCCCACCCTCCTCATGGGGATGAGCTTCCCCTACCTCCAGCGGGCGGTCCAGACCGACCTCGCCTTCCTCGGACGCCGGGTGGGCTGGCTGCAGACCGCCAATATCGTAGGCTCCATGATCGGAGCCGGCCTCACCGGCGTCTTTCTGCTCCACCGGCTCGGCACCGCCTGGTCGCTGCGCCTGCTCTTAGCCCTGGGCGCCGTCTTTCTGCTCCTCTTTGCACGGGCGCGCTGGCCCGCGGACGCCCGGGGGCGCTGGCTCGGCTATCTGGGCGCCCTCCTCGCGACCGGTGTGACCGCGCTCGTGAGCCCCTCCCCGGCTGTCCTCTGGGCCAGGCTCCACGGCACGACCCCCGACCGCGTGCTCTTCGCCGAGGACGGGTCCGGCCTGGCCCTCCTCAAGGAAGAGCGGGAGGGCACCCGGGAAACCACCGTGGTCTACGTGAACGGCCTCGGCCAGAGCTCGCTCCCCTACGGCGGCTACCACACGCTCCTGGGAGCGCTCCCCGCCATGCTCCACCCGCGCCCGGAGCGGATCGCCATCATCGGCCTGGGCTCGGGCGACACCCTCTTTGGGGCCTCCGGGCGGCCGGAGACGACCCGCGTCGATTGCATCGAGATCGTGGCCTGCCAGCTCCGGACCCTGGAGCGGCTCCCCCCCCGGCGGTACTCCGGGCTCGACCTCCTCCTCCGCGACGGGCGGGTGCGCTACGTGTTCGCGGACGGCCGCTCCCAGCTGATGCGCGGCCAGGAGCGCTACGACCTCATCGAGGCGGACGCCTTGCGCGCGGGATCCGCCTACTCGGGAAACCTGTACTCCCGCGAGTACTTCGAGCTCCTGCGGCGGCGCCTGCGCCCGGGCGGTTTCGGCGTGACCTGGGCGCCCACGCGCCGCGTGCGGGACACCTTCGTGAGCGTCTTCCCCCACGTGCTCAAGTTCCAGGACACCCTCATCGGCAGCAACGAAGAGATGGTTTTCGACCTGGACGCGGTGCGGGCCCGCATGCGCGACCCCTTTGTGCGCTCCCACTACGGTCGGGCGGGGCTTGACCTGGAGGAGCTCCTGGCCGACGCCCTGGAGCGGGGCCCCACCGTCATCGGCCCCGAGGCCGACCGCACGTCCCTCACCGACATCAACACCGACCTCTTCCCGCGGGACGAGTACCTGGCCTCGAAGAGCTTCCTGGCGGGGGCGGAGGAGCGGCGGCCGGCTCAGGGAAGCGCGGGCCGGTAGTCCGGGGAGCGGGCCGCGCCGGGGCCAAAGGTCACCCGCCAGGATCTTCCGTCCCCGAGCCGCTGGCGGTAGATGACCCACTCCCCGGTGATGTTGGAGGCGAAGGCGATCTCAGATCCGTCCGGGGAGTAGACGGGGTCGTAGTTGAGGGCGGGCCAGTCCACGAGCGTCCTCTCCTCCCCGCGGGCAAGGTCGTGCTCGACGAGGCGGCTGGTGGGGCGCCGGTGGCCGCGGCTCACGTAAACGACCCTGCCGCCGTCGCGGCTGAACCGCGGTTCGCAGCCCCCCGAAGTCAGGCCGGAGAGACGCGTTACTTCGCCCGTCGCCGCCACCACCATGTAGATCTGGTGGCCGATGTGGACGTTGGAGGAGAAGACGATCCGCCCGCCGTCGGGGCTCCAATGCGGGTTGCCCAGGATGGAGTCCTTTCCATGGCGCACCAAGACCCGTGCCTCCCCCGTGGCCCGCTCCAGGATCCACAGGCACTGGGATCCATCGGCGTCGGAGAGGAAGGCGATGCGCTTCCCGTCCGGGGACACGTCGGCCTGGGATTCCGTGTGGCCGTTGCTGCGCACCTGCCGGGGCTCCCCCCCCTGGGCCGGGACCTCCCAGAGCTGGGGTCGGCTCGACCGCTCCGACGTGAAGATGACAGCCCGCCCGTCGGGCGTCCAGCGCGGCAGGGTGTCGTCCCCGGGGGGCGAGAGAAGGGGACGCTCCACGCCCCCCCCCGCGGGAACAAGGTAGAGGCCGGCGCGGCCGCCCTGGGTCCGCTCGTACACGATCTCCCCCGCCCCGGGGCCGGCGGAGGTGGGAGGGGCCACCGCGGCCGCGCCGCGACAGCCCGCCGGCGCCAGGATGAGGGCGGCCCCCAGGAGCCGCCAGCGCCGGCTCAGTCCCCCTCCGCCACGGCCGGGCCCAGGGTGCCCTTGGCCCGCGCGATGAGGGCGGCCTTGATGAAGCCCTCCAGGTCCCCGTCCAGCACCCTCGCCACGTCTCCCACCTCGAATTTCGTCCGGTGGTCCTTGATCATCTGGTAAGGGTGAAGGACGTAGGAGCGGATCTGGCTGCCGAAGGCGATGTCCTTCTTGGCCGCCTCCACCGCGTCCAGCTTCGCCCGCTGCTTCTGCCG
This portion of the Vicinamibacteria bacterium genome encodes:
- a CDS encoding PBP1A family penicillin-binding protein; protein product: MAAFAGLPPPRPLSLRRAAVTILFVGAILSGSLVGVFFAYESDLPQVASLEDFQPNIITQVFAADGSVLGEFAIEKRVIVGFKDIPPVLRNAIVAVEDADFWKHMGLNPWRVPGAALANYRSGRKGQGFSTLTMQLSRLLFLTPEKTYERKIKEVILAFQIEKNFTKEEIFTLYCNQVYFGHGNYGVEATSQFFFGKPIKELTLPEAALIAGLPQNPSRLSPLESPERALARRNHVIERMAEEKYLTPAEAEVAAATPLGLHPHRDPPSMAPHFLEEVRKYLEREYGSQRIYQGGLRVYTTLDPEMQRAAVTALRRGLRLLDRRARGFVRPTATVLKEGAFPDPIHLDEWDWPMAEGDVVRGVVLACDRTLALVQIGDYRARVGLPEIAWTRQRSVSDVLPRGAVAPFLLQSLSDGGGKKEARVLLEQEPKVEGAALALEVKTGAVKAMVGGYDFEQSKFNRATQAWRQVGSAFKPIIYSAALERLRWTPATLIVDAPISFPNPWNKTIWAPRNYDGRYLGPIPVRKAIEQSRNIPAVKTLQALGVETGIEYARKLGLGGELPPYLPIALGAGEATLTEMTAAFATFANQGLRMKPTLITRITDRDGNIIEETRPQAKDAIRADTAYIMTSLLRGVVERGTAARARSLRRPIAGKTGTTNDFTDAWFIGFEPTLAAGVWVGFDEKKDSLGKDESGGHAALPIWMEFWERVMKDKPIEEYPIPGNIVFVPVDEFGQPGAPGTPGVQMEAFVAGTEPRGFSGATGAGQP
- a CDS encoding fused MFS/spermidine synthase encodes the protein MLYQMVWQRLLTFFSGADVYSVTIIVAAFMGGLGFGSLAGGHLADRLHPRGRLLAFALCEAAISAFAFVSVPLIYGVLYLRLGERPLPSAAVAAVLFLTLLWPTFFMGLSLPLLARVLTEDAPRSAERIGALYGWNTLGAAGGALTTVWILARALGFGGSILVGALLNLACAGAALLLAGRAGAVTETPPAAGAAPLERTPFRLPAWIAIYSLSGFLALSLEILWFRLLGTILKSNSFTFATLLGIYLGGLGVGALLASRWARRARRPALTFLLLQSGIPLYAGLSLGLLIYGLPRFAALRPLAGYLGGYETLELDAAVRALQRFALRAGSVAPFTRDLARQFALLYGAVPLYLIGPPTLLMGMSFPYLQRAVQTDLAFLGRRVGWLQTANIVGSMIGAGLTGVFLLHRLGTAWSLRLLLALGAVFLLLFARARWPADARGRWLGYLGALLATGVTALVSPSPAVLWARLHGTTPDRVLFAEDGSGLALLKEEREGTRETTVVYVNGLGQSSLPYGGYHTLLGALPAMLHPRPERIAIIGLGSGDTLFGASGRPETTRVDCIEIVACQLRTLERLPPRRYSGLDLLLRDGRVRYVFADGRSQLMRGQERYDLIEADALRAGSAYSGNLYSREYFELLRRRLRPGGFGVTWAPTRRVRDTFVSVFPHVLKFQDTLIGSNEEMVFDLDAVRARMRDPFVRSHYGRAGLDLEELLADALERGPTVIGPEADRTSLTDINTDLFPRDEYLASKSFLAGAEERRPAQGSAGR
- a CDS encoding DUF6600 domain-containing protein produces the protein MNRILPLSLMVLAAGTSVIAQDGYRHGRIGYLEPGVTLQRATEAGSEEATPNVPVLPGDRVWTDDTGRAEFQFLDGTFVRLDRRSKLDYTAHEEGRTERIILRLWSGSLYLRSRNTDNPLFGIETPGGLVLTQERGVYRVDVDSGETRLSVHEGEATLETGRRRVTVGAGERSYARRGDSPERPRPFDRGEADEFARWEGDRANREAWAGNSRRYLPRELDPYAGDFEAHGSWYYETEVGYVWRPYVGAGWRPYSFGRWVWTAYGWTWVPNETWGWAPSHYGRWGHSLALGWYWIPGNVWGPAWVSWGQGGDYVGWCPLGYRDRPVVVAETSSRGYAVPRGAPNTEMGAWTFARRGDMGLRDLARRRVDPALVKDVRMVEQPRARPTRDLRLVEGEAAVPRNIRTRPTVGDTVPELKTDNTTSIPAPMVRGHPRPVIQEDAPRYDQKDRPGEAARARDEETRRNDSTRPGDRDRDVLRPMFQPLSEPHPRGGEEGARARDEGGSRHGDEGASRTRDEGSSHPRTESPAARGEPRTPPRGRSEPQRAPQSPRPEPPRPKKDKS